A window of Macrotis lagotis isolate mMagLag1 chromosome X, bilby.v1.9.chrom.fasta, whole genome shotgun sequence contains these coding sequences:
- the LOC141498897 gene encoding cryptic protein-like, which translates to MAWTYHVGLLFAITLVIQFIHLGNGFGQKEKLKENGEEHNNTAVQKQQPPNHQTTLNIIRDLNRSLENPKQLHSGPLIPFVGFRDGIKHCCQNGGTCILGSFCVCPMYFVGRHCEHDERKSNCGVFAHGDWVYKDCYLCRCIYGKLHCFRDPSFNKCDLKEEFISLHSKGSRLQHTLCFLLPFPCLLLQWIVLQKTSSWR; encoded by the exons ATGGCCTGGACATATCATGTCGG gCTTCTTTTTGCCATCACTTTGGTCATACAGTTCATCCACTTGGGAAATG gttttggtcaaaaagagaaactaaaagaGAATGGGGAAGAACACAACAATACAGCAGTCCAAAAGCAGCAGCCTCCAAATCACCAAACTACTTTGAATATCATCAGGGACCTGAACCGGAGTTTGGAGAACCCAAAACAGCTGCATTCAGGACCATTAATACCTTTTGTTGGATTTAGAGATG GTATCAAACACTGCTGTCAAAATGGAGGGACCTGTATCCTGGGCAGTTTTTGTGTCTGTCCAATGTACTTTGTTGGGCGACACTGTGAACATGATGAGCGAAAAAG TAACTGTGGTGTCTTTGCCCATGGAGACTGGGTCTATAAGGACTGCTACCTTTGTAGATGTATCTATGGAAAGCTTCACTGTTTCAGAGACCCGTCATTCAACAAATGTG atttgaaagaagaatttatcagtttacattctaaaggatCAAGATTACAACATACCCTgtgttttcttcttccctttccttgtttACTCCTGCAATGGATAGTTCTGCAGAAGACTTCTTCTTGGAGATGA